From a single Rutidosis leptorrhynchoides isolate AG116_Rl617_1_P2 chromosome 5, CSIRO_AGI_Rlap_v1, whole genome shotgun sequence genomic region:
- the LOC139848189 gene encoding protein kinase PVPK-1-like, with the protein MDSLVEGVSSLSTSHTSTALLGYNAPGKTRPPHHPSNHSKHDTCHTSTQSGNTSKRSHKSAYDHKGKSEFVGPNAVLDQTAKEYFHKQILALEAKANIKQDELDNTCCSSPKSSLYSLTNFTEAKQSFTNTEISDGGTKSIESSEVGVSGDYIESKRTSVYRESTGSDLSEESSSGSFTSAIYKPHKQNDSRWEAIQVVRATNDSGLMEMKHFRHLKRLGCGDIGSVYLSELIGTRSFFAMKVMDKAALASRNKLLRAQTEREILQSLDHPFLPTLYTHFDTEKLSCLVMEYCPGGDLHALRQKQPGKYFSEHAARFYVAEVLLAMEYLHMLGIIYRDLKPENVLVREDGHIMLSDFDLSLRCVVNPKLVRSTNPIVESKNSGYCVQPACIEPSCVVQPDCIQPSCFVPRFMTKPKKEKKPKPKPKPKTEIYNQVSPLPELIAEPTSARSMSFVGTHEYLAPEIIKGEGHGSPVDWWTFGIFLYELLYGKTPFKGNGNRATLFNVVGQPLRFPDSPQVSFAARDLIRGLLVKEPQHRLAYRRGATEIKQHPFFQSVNWALIRCATPPDVPKPSPETVGGVDVKPSGNYLEIAFF; encoded by the exons ATGGATTCACTTGTTGAGGGAGTTAGTTCATTGTCAACTAGTCATACATCAACGGCATTATTAGGGTACAACGCACCGGGGAAAACCAGACCACCACATCACCCTTCAAACCACTCAAAACACGACACATGTCACACGTCTACACAATCTGGCAATACCTCAAAACGATCTCACAAAAGCGCCTATGATCACAAGGGAAAATCAGAATTTGTGGGACCCAATGCCGTTCTTGATCAAACCGCAAAAGAGTACTTTCACAAACAAATTTTAGCATTAGAAGCTAAAGCCAATATCAAACAAGACGAACTCGATAACACATGTTGTTCAAGCCCAAAAAGTAGTTTATATTCTCTTACGAATTTCACCGAAGCCAAACAAAGCTTCACTAATACGGAAATTAGCGACGGTGGAACTAAATCTATCGAAAGTAGTGAAGTTGGGGTTTCGGGTGATTATATTGAAAGTAAACGAACGAGCGTTTATCGAGAAAGTACGGGTAGTGATCTTAGTGAAGAAAGTAGTTCGGGTAGTTTTACAAGTGCGATTTACAAACCGCATAAGCAAAACGACTCGAGATGGGAAGCGATACAAGTTGTTAGGGCTACGAATGATTCGGGTTTAATGGAAATGAAGCATTTTAGGCATTTAAAACGGTTAGGATGTGGTGATATCGGGAGTGTTTATCTTTCGGAATTGATTGGGACGCGAAGTTTTTTTGCTATGAAAGTGATGGATAAAGCGGCACTTGCTAGTAGGAATAAGTTATTGAGGGCGCAAACGGAAAGAGAGATTTTGCAGTCTTTGGATCACCCGTTTCTACCCACTTtgtatacccattttgacactgagaAATTGTCGTGTTTGGTGATGGAGTATTGTCCTGGTGGAGATTTGCATGCCCTTAGACAAAAACAGCCCGGGAAGTATTTCTCCGAGCATGCTGCAAG GTTTTACGTGGCCGAAGTTCTCCTTGCAATGGAGTATCTGCATATGCTAGGGATCATTTACAGAGACCTCAAACCCGAAAACGTTTTAGTGCGTGAAGACGGTCACATAATGCTCTCAGATTTCGACCTCTCTTTAAGGTGCGTTGTGAACCCAAAGCTAGTTAGATCCACAAATCCAATCGTCGAATCAAAAAACTCCGGCTACTGTGTGCAGCCAGCTTGCATCGAGCCATCATGTGTGGTTCAACCCGACTGCATTCAGCCCTCATGTTTCGTCCCACGGTTCATGACCAAaccaaagaaagaaaagaaaccaaAACCCAAACCCAAACCCAAAACCGAAATCTACAATCAAGTCTCACCGCTACCTGAACTCATAGCCGAGCCTACAAGCGCTAGGTCAATGTCATTCGTTGGGACCCACGAGTATCTAGCTCCAGAAATCATAAAAGGCGAAGGTCACGGTAGCCCCGTTGATTGGTGGACGTTTGGGATTTTTCTATACGAGCTTTTGTACGGGAAAACACCGTTTAAAGGTAACGGTAATCGCGCGACGTTGTTCAACGTTGTAGGACAACCTTTACGATTTCCCGATTCGCCGCAAGTTAGTTTTGCGGCTAGGGATTTGATTAGGGGTCTGCTCGTAAAAGAGCCGCAACATCGATTGGCATATAGAAGAGGGGCAACGGAGATTAAACAACATCCGTTTTTCCAGAGCGTGAATTGGGCGTTGATACGGTGTGCTACTCCGCCAGATGTCCCGAAACCTTCGCCGGAAACTGTTGGCGGAGTAGATGTGAAGCCTTCTGGTAACTACTTAGAGATTGCTTTCTTTTAG